Part of the Sporomusa termitida genome, TTTTCCAGTTCTTCCGGACGGGCCAGACGTTTCGCCAGCTTCGTAACGGTGGCGCGAGCAACGCCCCTTGGTCTTACCAGCGCAGTTTTCTCGATGACGATACCGGCCGTATTGAGGACATAACCTGCTGTACCGCTGTTAGAAAAGTCACTTGCCGCAACAATTGGATTGATTGCTCCTGTAGCATCAATATCACCGCTAGTATTAATCTCATTGACATGAACCCCATCTACAAAGTACAAGCTATTATCTCCTCCAGGCAATAGCGCAAAGCAAGGCGATGCCGGGTTGACTGTAGCAATTACAAACTTATCATCATCAGGATCAAACGCTCCCCCCCGCAAACTATCTTCTGTGGTTTGAATGATAGCGTATTTGTACTGGCTGTAACTAGTATCATATTGAGCAAGCAAAACATAGGCCTTACCATTCACAAAAGCAACATCCGTATAGTCGCCTTGAGTATAGCCGATACCGGTAGTAAGTAAAGCATCCGACTCGGCAGTAGTCAAGGTTGCTACAATTGTAGGAGTTGCCGAAGTAATATCAACAACTTGCAATTGCGAAAGGTCACTGCCATTAGCAACTTGAGCGCCGCCAACAGAAGTTACATAAGCATACTCACCCTCTACAACAACCCCATTGGTGTTGCCATTGACAGCAACTGTGGTAGCCGCGCTTGTACTCAAATTGATTTTAACCAAATCGGAGGGTCCATAGGTATAAGTCCAATTTACATTGGTATAACGGTTAAAAGTAGCAATTAAATAATTGTTGCTTCCCTCAGTGTATAAATCCAACCCTGTACCGGCGCCCTTCCAGGTATTGCCGCCGCTGCTGCCCGGAACAAAACGGTAAAATTCTCCCAATTCTTCAAATGGCGTTGCACCGGATAAATCATACTTGTAAATACTTGCCGAATACTGCAGCGTAGGATCGGTGGAACCAGGAGGCAGCGTATCCACATTGTCATTATCGATCAAGTAAAAATCGTTGCCAAACACAACTGCGCCATAAGGATTGGTCACCGACCAGGTTTTGGCGGCTCCTTCGACAGTCTGGTTTGCCTGAGCGGTTGTTAGTTGCTGCCAGTTGGCAGGCGTCGGGTTATAAACCCCATACAAGGCTCTCCCTTGCTTGCCTAAACCGCTATCGTCTGGCGTGCCATAAGTATAATAATTGGCTACTGTAACGGGGCTGGCCTCTGCAGTAATCGGAATAACCCGGGGGTCAGACGACCGGTCCACCGTGGCTAAAATACGATCCACAGCAATATGGACTCTGGAAGCAGCCGTTTCTCCAACGCTGCCAAACCAGCCTGTGCCGTACCCGGCACCGACGAGACCTAAACCTACTTTGAAAGCCATAATTTTTCACACTCCTTGATTATTTTTTTGCGGTCTTTCCCGCTGCCACATTGCCTTAACCCGCTATCAGGCAATATCTATATGCAGCGCAACGGACAGGGACCCGGCCCGCCGCACGACATACCATTAGAAGCGATACTCCATGGTCGTATAATAGGTGCGCCCGGCCAAAGGATAGTAGGAAGGAGTCATATCGCGATTCATGTTTCTAGTAATATACACATCCTTGCCTTGATCAAAGACATCGTTAACGCCAGCGCTGAGACGCCAGTTTTTGTCGAATTTATATTTAATCCCTAAATCGACTAAGGAATAAGCATCCCTGACATCCGTGGGAACATTGGGATTATCCTCACCGCTTGAATCTTCGCCGCGGAGCACTTCTTTCGCGGTATAGCGGTATTCGCCGAAGACATTCAGCTTGTCGCCCGGGAATAAGTAATCAAGGCGGGCGCTGACGACCCATTCCGGCACAAAGGAGGCTCCGGATTGCGCCCAGTTGTATTTATAACCCAGGCCGCCGTCTAGCTCCTTGCTCTTTTGCCAGGTCGCGGCCACAGCCAGGTTCACGCGCTGCCACTTCATGTTATGGGAGAGCTCAAGGCCGTAGACGTCGATGATGCCGGTCGGGCAATACGCGCTCAGCCCGCTGCCGCCGCGCGGCGTCCAAAGCACCAGCTGGTTTTCCGCCCGCCGTTTATAGTAGGTAAGGATGGTATCGGTGTCGGCATTGGCCATCTCCCCCTGCCAGTTCAGGCTGAAGTCAAATTGCCTGCCCCGCTCCCAGAGGCCGGCATCAATGACCCCACCTTCACCGGCTAGAGAGAAGACATAGTTTTGGGCGATGAAGCCGCCGTCGCCGAAAATCTCATAGAAGTTCGGATGGCGGTTATAGGTGCCCCAGGTAGACTTGAAGCTCCACTGGTCATTGATTTGCTTTTGCAGCGCCACCCCGCCGGAATACCGCCAGCGGCTGTCGTCGGAACCCATCGGCCCCAAGCCTTCCATTTCCACCTTATCGGCCCGCAGGATCGGCGTCAATTTCAAATCGCCGGCGTCATTTAAGGTAACCGTATCCTGCAGGGTCAGGTGGTACTCACGGTTGTTGTATTTCGACAGCATTTTGCGGATGGTATAGTTTACACCGGTTTGCCGATCGATGGCTTCCTGGGACAAATCCCAGCGGTTGCCGTTGGTCCGCATGGTTTCGCGCGTAAGGTCGGCGTTAAATTCCAGGAGATGGTTCGCCATCTTCATCGCCATGTTCAAGTTGCCGTTCCATTTCTTGGAATGATAATTGCCCCACAGTTGACCGGGTAAATAGTCAGTTTCCGGCTTATTGAGCTCGGCGATTGCTCGATAGCCGCCGGTATTGGTGTAATGCTTGTCACTGTCGAGATAGGCCACATGCCAGCCGTAGTCCAGATTACCTATCGTATCCCGGCGGCCGATCAGCAGTTCTTGGTAATCGATTTTTAATCTGCCATCTGAATACGGGCTGTTGCTATAATTATGATAACTATCTACTATGGCTTTGGCCAAGCCTTCGTCCAGCTTTTTCCACGCAGCCTTGACTGTCCAATGCTCACCCTGCCATTTGAGCATGCCGTTATTGTTCTGATAATCGTTGCTGCGGCGGGTAAAGGTTTTATCAGCATAATAATTACTTGGATAAGTCCAGTCAAAATCCCCCTGCCAGATATCGCGGCTGAAGGTGGCCAGGAGGCTGCCGCTGCCGAGGGGCATGCTGTATTCGTAGTCGGCCGTATAGCCGCCGTGGGAGCGTACGCCCTGACGAATATGCCCCTGCCCTTCCTGCGGTTTCTTAGTCACGATATTAATGACGCCGCCCATCGGCGCGCCGGCAAAGCGGGCCGGCACATAGCCGCGGTAGACTTCGATGCGTTCGATATTTTCCGCCGGAATCGCGGACAGATTCACGGCCGCGTCGCCGGTCAGGTTCATCATCACGCCGTCGACAAAGACCGCGACCTGCGCCGCCGTGGAGCCGCGCATTCTGGCTACCGTATAGTGGCCGACGCCGTTGATGCGTTGGATAAAGAGACCCGGCACCCGGTCCAGCAGCTCCGGCAGGTTCTTCTGCTCGCCCTCAAAGGCTTGCGGGTAAATGACGCTGACCTGGCCGGGGCTGAGCTTCTTTTCCCAGCCGGGGCGGGAGGCTTCGACGGTAATCGGGGCTAAGGCATATTCGCCGCTGGCCGGCGTGTAATCAATAGCAGCCGGGCCGGCGTTATCCGCTGCGGTTGCAGCTTCCGTTGTGTACTCCGCAGCGTCCTCCGTACCGGATTGGCCTGCGGTTTGCTGGCTTGCCAGCTCGCTTTCGCTTACCGGCAAGCCAGCTTCAATACCAGGAATGGCAGACGCTGTCGCTGCCGGCGCTTCCGGTTCAGGCATTGGTTTCGGCTTGCCGATGACCACGGTCGTAGCAGTTGCTGCTGGCGGGGCATAGTCAAAGGCCTGCTCCGACTTATTACTGCCACTGCCGAAGCCGCTCCAACGCCAATTGAAGCCGCCGTTGATGCTCCAGTCATTGCCGACGTCGCTGCCGGTCGTTTTCAGGTAATCCAGGGTAAAAATGCCGGTCGGCGAGATCTTGACTCTGCCGCCCAGGCGCCATTCCCACCAGCTGTCATGGCCGCCGGCGGTATCGATGCGCCGGCTGGAAGTGCCGTACCGCTGGTAGATATCCTGACCGCTGGCAAAGTCATGCCCGTAATTGACGCCGGCGTAGACCTGGGCACCTTCGCCAAAGTCTCGGCCCGCTTTCAAGCCTGCTTTACCGATGGCGGTGTCGTAGCCTTTTTCCGTGATGTGCAGACCGTTGCCAAGGGCGTAACTGTTTTCGTCCACATGGCCGAGGAAGAAGGACAGCGAGGGTTCCCAGAACCAGGCGTCAGCCAGCAGATTGCGCTTGCCGTATTGCAGGCCCAGCCCGTAGCCCCAGGTATTGCTCTTGCCGTCGACCCGGCCGATGGTACCGTCGCCGGTATTGGCGGTAAAATAGTATTCGTTCTTGATTTTGGCGGCGTTGACCGCAACGTCCACATAGTGGCCTTTATCGCCTACCCAGCTGCCGTAAAGGCCAATGCCGTGGCTGTCCTGCTCGCCGCCGCCGGTGGCGGTATGGCTGTCGCCGTTAATTTTACTGATATAAAAGCCTGTATAGACGCTGCCGCCGC contains:
- a CDS encoding TonB-dependent receptor domain-containing protein, with amino-acid sequence MAKNNGRAKSVRRRCGAKSLAPGTEVLSWPQISCAAEPAAADGYAVNARNYMSKKARKKVICASIAATLGVVCVPTAAWAADGVTLTGDGIITYGNNVGGSAFFKNYDTVSNPVQSTKPSTLDNITRPFNLSAGTLRADWSEYGSPASAGNNLNNFPSIPTTPQINGENANAIAMRVYDQETDSYSYKVVQTNSTQTIVTGNIVKYLNNSLFQTIEVQREIYAAIGDEAQLKAVMEKYLPEFYFVVLNEEQLQAINALGDNSANETTIANSLYDFSVNDSNAIGFNVKLQMAKTGTVTGSTGHKAYTYDQVTVTGTWRPDDRAIIVEPSDAVTYKINTYWITGPDGASYALDYEGNLKVTSDAGVSNSVGAAGTQTPLNGSGAKTVISTQELITGENSLIDLTYVNTVGGRDSLAFNDNGGGFKTGLTYESGGKTVDAYVPTGRTLLADTAILGNGTAFRLGKYGIIKDDGSFAGSSDNVLIGQANQAQKEIDANAKTTLYYEIGWVPGIGTSPFGEGSDAGSIGIYNGAENFEVIGRATTVDGIFSNYMITPEITRYDNYYQTENSKLKYAQDSNGNYYKNDGNHIIIIMNADGTVPFRAADPENLTQEEWDYLKSQGATTLSNTYDNTQGTAWLVSKYTYEDTGEMAESGKSASENSAVLRNVAKANNLNMFRRADELHLANLNPPLAPAERAGELRESVWAAVWHGKYDSAAGYGRRADQSYDGIQVGYDKLLSKPFCGGSVYTGFYISKINGDSHTATGGGEQDSHGIGLYGSWVGDKGHYVDVAVNAAKIKNEYYFTANTGDGTIGRVDGKSNTWGYGLGLQYGKRNLLADAWFWEPSLSFFLGHVDENSYALGNGLHITEKGYDTAIGKAGLKAGRDFGEGAQVYAGVNYGHDFASGQDIYQRYGTSSRRIDTAGGHDSWWEWRLGGRVKISPTGIFTLDYLKTTGSDVGNDWSINGGFNWRWSGFGSGSNKSEQAFDYAPPAATATTVVIGKPKPMPEPEAPAATASAIPGIEAGLPVSESELASQQTAGQSGTEDAAEYTTEAATAADNAGPAAIDYTPASGEYALAPITVEASRPGWEKKLSPGQVSVIYPQAFEGEQKNLPELLDRVPGLFIQRINGVGHYTVARMRGSTAAQVAVFVDGVMMNLTGDAAVNLSAIPAENIERIEVYRGYVPARFAGAPMGGVINIVTKKPQEGQGHIRQGVRSHGGYTADYEYSMPLGSGSLLATFSRDIWQGDFDWTYPSNYYADKTFTRRSNDYQNNNGMLKWQGEHWTVKAAWKKLDEGLAKAIVDSYHNYSNSPYSDGRLKIDYQELLIGRRDTIGNLDYGWHVAYLDSDKHYTNTGGYRAIAELNKPETDYLPGQLWGNYHSKKWNGNLNMAMKMANHLLEFNADLTRETMRTNGNRWDLSQEAIDRQTGVNYTIRKMLSKYNNREYHLTLQDTVTLNDAGDLKLTPILRADKVEMEGLGPMGSDDSRWRYSGGVALQKQINDQWSFKSTWGTYNRHPNFYEIFGDGGFIAQNYVFSLAGEGGVIDAGLWERGRQFDFSLNWQGEMANADTDTILTYYKRRAENQLVLWTPRGGSGLSAYCPTGIIDVYGLELSHNMKWQRVNLAVAATWQKSKELDGGLGYKYNWAQSGASFVPEWVVSARLDYLFPGDKLNVFGEYRYTAKEVLRGEDSSGEDNPNVPTDVRDAYSLVDLGIKYKFDKNWRLSAGVNDVFDQGKDVYITRNMNRDMTPSYYPLAGRTYYTTMEYRF